One Blattabacterium cuenoti DNA window includes the following coding sequences:
- a CDS encoding aminoacyl-tRNA hydrolase produces MNCSGISVKYWINKEKIDYKNILIISDDIYLHFGNLRLRGKGGDGGHNGLKNIEKELGTSHYARLRFGIKNNNFSSKVNYVLENWDKEEYKKLSQKLFSIGIDIIFSFIENGLQKTMNLFNKKLI; encoded by the coding sequence GTGAATTGTTCCGGAATTTCTGTTAAATATTGGATAAATAAAGAGAAAATTGATTATAAAAATATTCTTATCATATCTGATGATATTTATCTTCATTTTGGAAATCTTAGATTAAGAGGAAAAGGAGGAGATGGAGGTCATAATGGATTGAAAAACATTGAAAAAGAGTTAGGAACATCACATTATGCTCGTCTTCGTTTTGGAATAAAGAATAATAATTTTTCTTCAAAAGTTAATTATGTGTTAGAAAACTGGGATAAAGAAGAATATAAAAAATTATCCCAAAAATTATTTTCAATAGGTATTGATATAATATTTTCATTTATTGAAAATGGATTACAAAAAACTATGAATTTATTCAATAAAAAATTAATTTAA